In Panicum virgatum strain AP13 chromosome 5K, P.virgatum_v5, whole genome shotgun sequence, the genomic window GAACGGGATTCTGagcctttttctttccttttctttgctTGTTGGGCTGGAGATATTGGGCCGAAATCGGCCACCGAGGAGGATCTGCTCGAGATCACGGGAGCTCAGGCACTCTAGTAGTCCCTGTCCTGGACTCTCCCTCGAGGAACCACGGTCTCGCGCCGCGACGGGGCTAAACCctaggcggcgagcggcgccagCTGCCAGCGCCGAGCCGCCGAGGGAATCGGGGCGGCATCGCGCGGCCAGGGCGCCAGCCGGCCACCGCATGCTCGACCCGGTCGCAGGACGGCGGGATTAGGTAGGATTTGCTCCCTTCCTCAGCTCGTTCAGTTCTGTGCTGGTTTGGTCTTTGACTCTTTGATCTTTGGTCTGTGGGCGCGTAAGTAGTTTTCATGTTACAATCCTGTTTACATCTGAACCAGCAAACATAAGTCAActgttggttttttttttgcagagttGGAGCTTAATTTCGCTGCTAGATAAGTAGATATGCTTGGCCATGAGTGCCATGGCTTCGCAGTACCATGCCGTGACACTGATTGCTTCTCCGTCTTACCCAAATGCCattgcttggtcaagtgacaATTTGGTGGCTGTCGCGTCTGGTCACATTGTCACTATTCTGGTAAGTGCAATCCCATCACTGTAAGACGTTTCACGTTCAGGTCGCATATGTTCAGGTGCCATGGTAGTTATGTATGGAATCTGGATTGCCTGACCTTGCACTCATCATGATTCTTTTGTTCGTATTTAAGAACCCAGCTGCGCTTGATGGGCCTCGAGGAGTGGTTGGACTTCGTCGCTGTGATCCTTTTCCTATAGGAGTGGTTAGCAGAGAAGGTAAATTTGACCTTTGCTTTAGTGATCTCCCGTAGGATGTATTGAACTTGTAGATTTTTGTTAACTATTTGGGACATTGGAGACTTAATTTTCAACTATACCATATTCCGAAATTTGTTTCTTTGACGTCAATTTTGCAGTGTGAATGTAGGGTGCTGTTAAAAACTAAATGGGACCTTGTGAACTGTAATGATTGAACTGTCTTGCTAGTTGGACCTTTCAGTTTTACTAGTCATATTCTACTCCGTTAAATTCAAACTACAATGGCTAGTGCATGTTCCATCACAACCTACCTAACCACCTCCTAAACAAAGGCCATGCCATTTTGCCTTCTATAGGTCCGTATGAAGCTTTCCATTACTGCCTTTTCAAGAAAGAATGAAAAAAGCCCAATGTGGCCATGTAGGTGAATTTTTGTTTGATCATAAGTTCTCAATTACCAATGTTTTGCAGATCTCTTTGAGCCATGTTTAGTGTCCACTTCCCTAGCTCGTGATGCCGAACCATGTGCCCGGTCAATTTCATGGTCTCCGCAAGGATTTGCACCTAACTCTGGGTATATATATCTTTGACATTCAATTTTAAATTGTATTCATTTATACATGATCTTATCTAGATGTAATTTTTGTTCGAAGTTCATCTTCTCATCCTACTGCACTTAACATATGTGTATATGGATGACACATCTAGATGTTTGCTAGCTGTTTGCACTGTGGATGGTCATGTGAAGCTTTACCGGTCACCGATTTGGGAAATTTGTGATGAATGGATTCAGGTAAACATTTTCTGTGCTATGTGAACAATGTTGAATTTATGAATGTTTTATATATGAGATGAGAATCTAGGAAGTTTGTCTGAATTACCAACTGAATTTCTGCGCTGCACTGATTTTTCTTGTGCTGGGTCTGGCTTAGCGCCATTGTTTTAATGGTCCATGCATAATGCATATGAGGAATCAAGCGTTTCTTGAATAAATAGTGGGGATCAGCTCACCAATAACTGCATTACCTTGTTGCCTGCCAAAATTTGTTCTGTAGTGCTTTCTTACTATTGTAGTATTGTTCCACCTTATCAGAACAAAACTTGCAATTTGCAGTTTTGGTTTGTTCTTGATTCTTTTGTTCACGGACTAGCTTTTGCATTGTCTTAATTGCCTGTTGCGAATTTGTTCTGGCCAGGCTAAGTTTTTGTCTTTTCATTGCATGTATTCATTAGGAGTGATCACTTGTTCTAGGTAGCTGTTATTGGTGCTTATGAACCTTTCACTTGGTCCAGGTTGCAGATATATCACAATTGCTGTTTAGctactacaaaactataaacttTGGAGAGGATAATGGTTCTCATTTGACTTCTCTGGTATAATACCTTCCACTCTAGCACTGAGAGCTCTATTCTTTGATTGTGGCATGATATTTCTGTCTGAATGTGTGGTCACAAAATATTCTTTCATGATCAGAAGAATATAAATACCGAAGAGACAGAGGTTTTAGGTTCTACTCGTGAATTGCAAGATCCTCTTTCTCGCAGGGGTCCTGGacagagaaaaagaaaactacCAAGGTGAATGATAATTTTCGGCTTCCATATcataattttgcaaatagagAAACAGTCACCATATTTGGAGTCACTAGATGATCTAAATAAACATCATTTAGCTATTATTTGGACTGTGAAATGCTGGTTTGCATGGATTCACTACCCCATTCATCTGTGGACATTACAGATCTTACCTCGAAATTTATTTTGTCGCAAGAAGTCAACATTCTTGGCAATCTTTCTCGCATTGATATACTGTACCTGAATTtgttttgaatattttttattgAATGTAATATGTAGAGTTGACGATTATATTTATGATGGCAACAAAGATGATTTAGATGCTTCAAATGATGCAGACTTCTCATTGAAATCATGCTCTAAGTCAGAGAAGAAGTCTTCAAAAAAGGTACAAATTTAGTCGTCCACATTTAGGCTGAAGTTTCAGTTTGTTCTATCAATTTGTAAAAGGAGAACAATGTTGTTTCTTAACTTAACAAAAGGAAGAATAAATTATTATGCTAAGTGAAGGTATTTTGTAGGATATTGCACATGATTGTTTTCTATTTGAATTATTGTTTATTTAACACTGCTGTATTTGTGACTCCAGACTGCAAAACATGGACATGGACCTGTTTCTGTAAATGGACAAGGCAGCACAGGAAATTCCAAAGCATCATTATCCTCCAATGGAGGAAACAAATCTGCTCCTCTTATCACGGCAAAGCAGTATGCTTGCCGTGATGCACGTTTGTCTTCCGTCATTGTTGCATGGTCTCCACTTGTGTCATCAAGTGATAAAATTTCTTGTTTATGGAGGCATTGGTGCATTCTTGCTGTGGGCTCCAAGGCTGGAAATGTGTCTTTTTGGAAACTATATAAGCCAGAATACTACACAATAGATGCTGGCGTGGTTAACAGTGATCCGATGCTCATTGGTGTTTTGCAAGCTCATAAATCATGGGTCAGTGCCATAACCTGGGAAGTTTCCTCTGAAGGCTCTTCAAAATCCTCGCTGCTTTTAGCAACTGGATGCTCAGACGGAAGGTGAGCATGAATGCATGATTATTGCGTATTATTTGAAAATGGTTATTTGCTTTCTTTAGCTGTATCATGTATTGGTTGTTTGCATGGCTTTTTGTGAGCTCTTCATGAGTAATGACATGTTAAAAGGGATATATATGATAAtcatattttgaaaacataCTTTGAGCTGCTATGTGTTTGGAATTGGTCAAATGTCTGCATAAGCAGGAGGACCTGTATAGGCATGTGATGTGCCTAATGCTTCATGTTTATGTCTTgataaaggaagaaaaaaaatccttcaTCTGCATTTTTTACTAATTTAAGTAATCAATGTTAAAGATGATGCACAGCATTCTCTGCACCAGATATCTGGGTGGCGGTGAAAATGGTTTTCTCCATGTCTTAAAGATTCTTGTTCATTTCTGTCTGATTTACAAAATTTGATATGCTGATGGTTCGCTTTCTGTATAAGTTTCATATCTCATGTGAATATTTTATTTCTTTGCTCAGTGTGAAGATATGGTTGGCGAATATTGAAGGTTTAAATAGATGTACAAATTTAGAAGAAGTgccttttgcattagttgccgAGGTACATAACAAGCATCAACCTAGTACTGTTCATATTTGACATGAATGATATATGCGATTTTTTTAGTGCACAACATCAATTTGATGTAGCATGCTTATTATGCTATAAAGTTATCTTCTCCAACTAAAGTTCTCACTCCAAATGTTCCTTTTGTCAGGTCACCACTGATTTGTCAGCTCCAGTATCAGCAATTTCATTAGCTGTACCTGCCGGGTCTCAGTACGAGGTTAATTTGGCAATTGGACGAGTATCTGGGTCAGTGGAAACATGGATATGTAATACATGTAGCCGCAAAATTGAGAATACCAATGCATGCCATGCACATGATCAAGTGGTAAAACTTCACATTAGTTGATAATCTTTTCTCTTtagcaaaataaacaaaaatgtCTAACATTACCATAGGTGACAGGTTTGTCGTGGGGTATGGATGGCTATTGTTTATACAGCTGCAGTCAGGTCAGTTAACTCTTCTGTGGCACTATTTGATTGCTATCTCTTTGGATGTTAGGTCAATTGAAACTATTGAAATGTTGAAAGTTTGAGGGTTGAAGTAAAGCAGCAACCGGAGACGTGGGATCTGTGTTAAAAATTACTTGAGCTGAAGTATGAGTTGACTACGTGCGTCAGCTATGGCTGCACTTGGTTTCTTGTATACTCACATTCTTTTTTTCTTGTCAGTCTATCATTTTGAACATTAGCATTGTCTACGATAGACACCGTTCACTATGAATGTACCTAATTGCAcatgagaaaataaataaataaaaccatAGATGACAAATTAACTAGCATAATTTTGATACTAAAAGCCTTGTTTCACCACTAAAAGTTTATGAGCCTCTTTTCGACTATGGTACTATCTGAAGGAGTGGTTTCATAACTTGAAAAGATGAAGGTGGTCTTGATTGTTGATTATATTAGTAACTCTGCTGAAATACTATACTTTGCCCTCTGTTAGTCTTTCAaaactttcttcttcttgagcaTTGTATCATTTGCAGATTCTTAACATTTTTCTACTTTTTTAGGATAATTCTGCACGTTGTTGGATCTACAACGGAAACCACCTTGAAGAAATTCCCGTGCATACAAATTTTCCGGAGTCAAAAGAATCAACAGatgtaaaaaataaataattaactGTTCTCTTCCTTGATGTCCAAGTGTTTTTTTCCTTATATTTGGCTCATGAATGTGCATGCAGCTATCAGAAGTCTCTAATCGATGCTTTGGTCTTACACTAGCACCTGGAGAACAA contains:
- the LOC120707755 gene encoding uncharacterized protein LOC120707755 isoform X4 is translated as MFHHNLPNHLLNKGHAILPSIDLFEPCLVSTSLARDAEPCARSISWSPQGFAPNSGCLLAVCTVDGHVKLYRSPIWEICDEWIQVADISQLLFSYYKTINFGEDNGSHLTSLKNINTEETEVLGSTRELQDPLSRRGPGQRKRKLPRVDDYIYDGNKDDLDASNDADFSLKSCSKSEKKSSKKTAKHGHGPVSVNGQGSTGNSKASLSSNGGNKSAPLITAKQYACRDARLSSVIVAWSPLVSSSDKISCLWRHWCILAVGSKAGNVSFWKLYKPEYYTIDAGVVNSDPMLIGVLQAHKSWVSAITWEVSSEGSSKSSLLLATGCSDGSVKIWLANIEGLNRCTNLEEVPFALVAEVTTDLSAPVSAISLAVPAGSQYEVNLAIGRVSGSVETWICNTCSRKIENTNACHAHDQVVTGLSWGMDGYCLYSCSQDNSARCWIYNGNHLEEIPVHTNFPESKESTDLSEVSNRCFGLTLAPGEQMIAVVHGLDLNVLDQMYQARTQKAVVEFIWIGGQFVGIPLDRSIDVCNPQSTILSSSNFLWWGSNILWSLKKYENVEKGLALWDVVAALQGFKKYAPTFLETLMDMWISALFSGDPQCVSIDSPSCSRQDMLPSVSLRKLHLLNIICRKVMLSNHAQLGPDAENGNDSKTEFWNTLLIRSERELRERLVGFTFAAVLKRTAYSFNDTSTENIWFPVGVAQMDSWVTMNDGEVHNQLKYLRSRIKDLGNRVNSACGYSVEETCPYCSAPVHFESADVAICRERHTLTRCRASMILCSVLQPVWHCVCCGGMVDKLLPQSFFTMQASHLDANQDEGSLDLSGPAVPLCPFCGVLLQRSTPAFLLSTSPV
- the LOC120707755 gene encoding uncharacterized protein LOC120707755 isoform X1, whose product is MSAMASQYHAVTLIASPSYPNAIAWSSDNLVAVASGHIVTILNPAALDGPRGVVGLRRCDPFPIGVVSREDLFEPCLVSTSLARDAEPCARSISWSPQGFAPNSGCLLAVCTVDGHVKLYRSPIWEICDEWIQVADISQLLFSYYKTINFGEDNGSHLTSLKNINTEETEVLGSTRELQDPLSRRGPGQRKRKLPRVDDYIYDGNKDDLDASNDADFSLKSCSKSEKKSSKKTAKHGHGPVSVNGQGSTGNSKASLSSNGGNKSAPLITAKQYACRDARLSSVIVAWSPLVSSSDKISCLWRHWCILAVGSKAGNVSFWKLYKPEYYTIDAGVVNSDPMLIGVLQAHKSWVSAITWEVSSEGSSKSSLLLATGCSDGSVKIWLANIEGLNRCTNLEEVPFALVAEVTTDLSAPVSAISLAVPAGSQYEVNLAIGRVSGSVETWICNTCSRKIENTNACHAHDQVVTGLSWGMDGYCLYSCSQDNSARCWIYNGNHLEEIPVHTNFPESKESTDLSEVSNRCFGLTLAPGEQMIAVVHGLDLNVLDQMYQARTQKAVVEFIWIGGQFVGIPLDRSIDVCNPQSTILSSSNFLWWGSNILWSLKKYENVEKGLALWDVVAALQGFKKYAPTFLETLMDMWISALFSGDPQCVSIDSPSCSRQDMLPSVSLRKLHLLNIICRKVMLSNHAQLGPDAENGNDSKTEFWNTLLIRSERELRERLVGFTFAAVLKRTAYSFNDTSTENIWFPVGVAQMDSWVTMNDGEVHNQLKYLRSRIKDLGNRVNSACGYSVEETCPYCSAPVHFESADVAICRERHTLTRCRASMILCSVLQPVWHCVCCGGMVDKLLPQSFFTMQASHLDANQDEGSLDLSGPAVPLCPFCGVLLQRSTPAFLLSTSPV
- the LOC120707755 gene encoding uncharacterized protein LOC120707755 isoform X2, translated to MSAMASQYHAVTLIASPSYPNAIAWSSDNLVAVASGHIVTILNPAALDGPRGVVGLRRCDPFPIGVVSREDLFEPCLVSTSLARDAEPCARSISWSPQGFAPNSGCLLAVCTVDGHVKLYRSPIWEICDEWIQVADISQLLFSYYKTINFGEDNGSHLTSLKNINTEETEVLGSTRELQDPLSRRGPGQRKRKLPRVDDYIYDGNKDDLDASNDADFSLKSCSKSEKKSSKKTAKHGHGPVSVNGQGSTGNSKASLSSNGGNKSAPLITAKQYACRDARLSSVIVAWSPLVSSSDKISCLWRHWCILAVGSKAGNVSFWKLYKPEYYTIDAGVVNSDPMLIGVLQAHKSWVSAITWEVSSEGSSKSSLLLATGCSDGSVKIWLANIEGLNRCTNLEEVPFALVAEVTDLSAPVSAISLAVPAGSQYEVNLAIGRVSGSVETWICNTCSRKIENTNACHAHDQVVTGLSWGMDGYCLYSCSQDNSARCWIYNGNHLEEIPVHTNFPESKESTDLSEVSNRCFGLTLAPGEQMIAVVHGLDLNVLDQMYQARTQKAVVEFIWIGGQFVGIPLDRSIDVCNPQSTILSSSNFLWWGSNILWSLKKYENVEKGLALWDVVAALQGFKKYAPTFLETLMDMWISALFSGDPQCVSIDSPSCSRQDMLPSVSLRKLHLLNIICRKVMLSNHAQLGPDAENGNDSKTEFWNTLLIRSERELRERLVGFTFAAVLKRTAYSFNDTSTENIWFPVGVAQMDSWVTMNDGEVHNQLKYLRSRIKDLGNRVNSACGYSVEETCPYCSAPVHFESADVAICRERHTLTRCRASMILCSVLQPVWHCVCCGGMVDKLLPQSFFTMQASHLDANQDEGSLDLSGPAVPLCPFCGVLLQRSTPAFLLSTSPV
- the LOC120707755 gene encoding uncharacterized protein LOC120707755 isoform X3 encodes the protein MSAMASQYHAVTLIASPSYPNAIAWSSDNLVAVASGHIVTILNPAALDGPRGVVGLRRCDPFPIGVVSREDLFEPCLVSTSLARDAEPCARSISWSPQGFAPNSGCLLAVCTVDGHVKLYRSPIWEICDEWIQVADISQLLFSYYKTINFGEDNGSHLTSLNINTEETEVLGSTRELQDPLSRRGPGQRKRKLPRVDDYIYDGNKDDLDASNDADFSLKSCSKSEKKSSKKTAKHGHGPVSVNGQGSTGNSKASLSSNGGNKSAPLITAKQYACRDARLSSVIVAWSPLVSSSDKISCLWRHWCILAVGSKAGNVSFWKLYKPEYYTIDAGVVNSDPMLIGVLQAHKSWVSAITWEVSSEGSSKSSLLLATGCSDGSVKIWLANIEGLNRCTNLEEVPFALVAEVTTDLSAPVSAISLAVPAGSQYEVNLAIGRVSGSVETWICNTCSRKIENTNACHAHDQVVTGLSWGMDGYCLYSCSQDNSARCWIYNGNHLEEIPVHTNFPESKESTDLSEVSNRCFGLTLAPGEQMIAVVHGLDLNVLDQMYQARTQKAVVEFIWIGGQFVGIPLDRSIDVCNPQSTILSSSNFLWWGSNILWSLKKYENVEKGLALWDVVAALQGFKKYAPTFLETLMDMWISALFSGDPQCVSIDSPSCSRQDMLPSVSLRKLHLLNIICRKVMLSNHAQLGPDAENGNDSKTEFWNTLLIRSERELRERLVGFTFAAVLKRTAYSFNDTSTENIWFPVGVAQMDSWVTMNDGEVHNQLKYLRSRIKDLGNRVNSACGYSVEETCPYCSAPVHFESADVAICRERHTLTRCRASMILCSVLQPVWHCVCCGGMVDKLLPQSFFTMQASHLDANQDEGSLDLSGPAVPLCPFCGVLLQRSTPAFLLSTSPV
- the LOC120707755 gene encoding uncharacterized protein LOC120707755 isoform X5 — its product is MSAMASQYHAVTLIASPSYPNAIAWSSDNLVAVASGHIVTILNPAALDGPRGVVGLRRCDPFPIGVVSREDLFEPCLVSTSLARDAEPCARSISWSPQGFAPNSGCLLAVCTVDGHVKLYRSPIWEICDEWIQVADISQLLFSYYKTINFGEDNGSHLTSLKNINTEETEVLGSTRELQDPLSRRGPGQRKRKLPRVDDYIYDGNKDDLDASNDADFSLKSCSKSEKKSSKKTAKHGHGPVSVNGQGSTGNSKASLSSNGGNKSAPLITAKQYACRDARLSSVIVAWSPLVSSSDKISCLWRHWCILAVGSKAGNVSFWKLYKPEYYTIDAGVVNSDPMLIGVLQAHKSWVSAITWEVSSEGSSKSSLLLATGCSDGSVKIWLANIEGLNRCTNLEEVPFALVAEVTGLSWGMDGYCLYSCSQDNSARCWIYNGNHLEEIPVHTNFPESKESTDLSEVSNRCFGLTLAPGEQMIAVVHGLDLNVLDQMYQARTQKAVVEFIWIGGQFVGIPLDRSIDVCNPQSTILSSSNFLWWGSNILWSLKKYENVEKGLALWDVVAALQGFKKYAPTFLETLMDMWISALFSGDPQCVSIDSPSCSRQDMLPSVSLRKLHLLNIICRKVMLSNHAQLGPDAENGNDSKTEFWNTLLIRSERELRERLVGFTFAAVLKRTAYSFNDTSTENIWFPVGVAQMDSWVTMNDGEVHNQLKYLRSRIKDLGNRVNSACGYSVEETCPYCSAPVHFESADVAICRERHTLTRCRASMILCSVLQPVWHCVCCGGMVDKLLPQSFFTMQASHLDANQDEGSLDLSGPAVPLCPFCGVLLQRSTPAFLLSTSPV